In a genomic window of Columba livia isolate bColLiv1 breed racing homer chromosome 4, bColLiv1.pat.W.v2, whole genome shotgun sequence:
- the AADAT gene encoding kynurenine/alpha-aminoadipate aminotransferase, mitochondrial, with protein MNYSQFITTVSAARKASPIRLLTELLQKSPPSLISLAGGAPNPEVFPFKRATIATGHGTTIEIGEDLMKRALQYSASAGIPELLSWLKNFQQSLHNPPTANYTPEQGQMEVCVTTGSQEGLCKVFEMLINPGDNILLDAPTYPGTLAALRPLGCNIINVPSDQHGIIPKALKEILSAWSSEDVKTHSRHLPKFLYTIPNGCNPTGNSLTRERKKEIYQLARKYDFLIIEDDPYYFLQFEKPWAPTFLSMDVDGRVIRTDSFSKVLSSGLRIGFLTGPKPLIDRVVLHIQVSTMHTSTFTQIMISQLLQQWGEKGFLEHVDRVVEFYRTQRNAMLIAADKWLKDLAEWYPPAAGMFLWIKIKGVSDTQQLIMEKALQKEVLLVPGGAFNIDSSEPSPYVRASFSLSSPAQMDLAFKRLADLIREAL; from the exons ATGAATTACTCCCAGTTCATCACCACTGTGAGTGCAGCAAGAAAAGCATCTCCGATAAGACTTCTGA CTGAACTGCTACAGAAGTCTCCACCATCTCTCATCTCTCTGGCTGGAGGGGCACCAAACCCTGAAGTTTTTCCATTTAAGAGGGCTACTATTGCCACTGGACATGGAACTACTATTGAGATTGGGGAAGATCTGATGAAGAGAGCTCTCCAGTACTCGGCCTCAGCAGG GATTCCAGAGCTGTTGTCTTGGCTAAAGAATTTCCAGCAGAGTCTACATAATCCTCCCACAGCCAACTACACTCCTGAACAAGGGCAAATggaagtgtgtgtcacaaccggCAGCCAGGAGGGCTTGTGTAAA GTGTTTGAAATGCTCATTAATCCTGGGGACAACATCCTTTTGGATGCACCTACATACCCTGGGACACTAGCAGCT CTGAGACCTTTGGGTTGTAACATAATTAATGTTCCTAGTGACCAACACGGCATTATTCCAAAAGCTCTAAAAGAAATTCTGTCTGCTTGGAGCTCAGAAGATGTAAAAACTCATAGCCGCCACCTCCCCAAATTCTTGTACACTATTCCAAATGGCTGCAACCCAACTGGAAACTCTCTGACCAGAGAGCGCAAAAAGGAGATTTACCAG CTTGCAAGAAAATATGATTTCCTCATAATAGAAGATGATCCTTACTATTTTCTTCAATTTGAAAAG cCATGGGCTCCAACTTTCCTCTCAATGGATGTGGACGGACGAGTTATTAGAACTGACTCTTTTTCTAAAGTCCTCTCATCTGG gtTAAGAATAGGTTTTCTGACAGGTCCCAAACCTCTTATCGACAGAGTTGTTCTACACATTCAGGTTTCAACAATGCACACCAGCACTTTCACACAG attATGATATCACAACTGCTTCAGCAATGGGGAGAAAAGGGTTTCTTGGAGCACGTAGACAG AGTGGTGGAGTTCTACAGGACCCAGCGGAATGCAATGCTCATTGCTGCTGACAAGTGGTTAAAAG aCTTGGCAGAATGGTaccctcctgctgctggcatGTTCTTATGGATCAAAATTAAGGGTGTTTCTGATACACAGCAGTTGATCATGGAAAAAGCTTtgcagaaagaa GTGTTACTGGTTCCTGGAGGAGCATTCAATATTGATAGCTCAGAACCTAGTCCGTATGTCAGAGCctccttctctctgtcttctccaGCCCAGATGGATCTT GCCTTCAAGAGACTGGCTGACCTTATAAGAGAAGCTTTGTGA